The proteins below are encoded in one region of Juglans microcarpa x Juglans regia isolate MS1-56 chromosome 4D, Jm3101_v1.0, whole genome shotgun sequence:
- the LOC121259771 gene encoding histone H1, which yields MSANGEVQVPAVEKPTAEVPAAKDLRKKASKPVKERKAKVPKEKKPKQPKTAAHPPYFQMIKEALVALNEKSGSSPYAIAKYMEEKHKAVLPANYKKILGLQLKNSATRGKLIKIKASYKLSDTGKKDKVAKVKATKSAPAAKKPEPPTKRGTKRKPTTKKVVPVAKKAKKATPAKPKQPKSIRSPAAKRAKKATA from the exons ATGTCTGCCAACGGAGAAGTTCAAGTCCCGGCCGTCGAGAAGCCGACGGCGGAAGTCCCAGCGGCCAAGGATCTCAGGAAGAAGGCTTCGAAGCCCGTTAAGGAGAGGAAAGCCAAGGTCCCCAAGGAGAAGAAGCCAAAACAACCTAAAACTGCTGCTCATCCTCCATACTTTCAG ATGATCAAGGAGGCTCTGGTGGCTCTGAACGAGAAAAGTGGGTCCAGCCCATACGCCATAGCCAAGTACATGGAGGAGAAACACAAGGCCGTACTCCCCGCGAACTATAAGAAAATATTGGGTCTGCAACTGAAGAACTCGGCCACGAGAGGGAAGCTGATCAAGATCAAGGCGTCGTACAAGCTCTCCGATACGGGAAAGAAAGACAAGGTCGCAAAGGTCAAGGCAACCAAGTCCGCTCCGGCGGCGAAAAAACCAGAGCCCCCAACTAAGAGGGGCACGAAGAGGAAGCCCACGACGAAGAAGGTGGTGCCTGTGGCAAAGAAGGCGAAGAAGGCGACTCCTGCCAAGCCCAAACAACCCAAGTCAATCAGGTCCCCTGCTGCCAAGAGAGCCAAGAAGGCCACTGCCTGA